The Bernardetia litoralis DSM 6794 genome includes a window with the following:
- a CDS encoding MFS transporter: protein MTKSDSIYTLNFGLVCLSSLFFSASFNMLIPELPTYLSGLGGEKYIGLIIALFTLTAGISRPFSGKLTDSVGRKPVILIGAAVCVLCGFLYPILTSVAGFLFLRLLHGFSTGFSPTAIAAYVSDIIPAKKWGEALGVQSLSFSLGLALGPAIGSSIKLYYSFDVLFYSSSLMALLSIVLVSRLKETFPTKQKFSSSILKLKSNEIIAKEALPPALVTLLSFLSFGIILTLIPVWTNHLGAVNKGLFFVVFTIASLFVRLIAGKLSDKYSRTLVINIGLVFLFISLILMGLLQTLSGLMIGAVVYGLGMGMVSPSLNAWTVDLSNPETKGKAIATMFIALEIGIGGGALLSGWYYQNDISRIPVIFYACSVMIFSALFYVIVVYRKR, encoded by the coding sequence ATGACTAAGTCAGATTCAATTTATACACTAAACTTTGGCTTAGTTTGCTTGAGTTCTTTATTTTTTTCTGCCAGTTTTAATATGCTGATTCCAGAGTTACCAACTTATCTGAGTGGACTGGGAGGAGAAAAGTATATTGGTTTAATCATCGCTTTATTTACACTTACAGCAGGAATTTCAAGACCTTTTAGTGGAAAACTAACGGATTCTGTCGGACGAAAACCAGTCATATTGATTGGTGCTGCTGTATGTGTCCTTTGTGGTTTTTTATATCCAATTCTGACTAGTGTTGCAGGGTTTTTATTTCTACGCCTTTTACATGGTTTTTCGACAGGATTTAGTCCTACTGCCATTGCAGCTTATGTTTCTGATATTATTCCTGCCAAAAAGTGGGGAGAAGCATTAGGAGTTCAGAGTTTGTCTTTTAGTTTGGGTTTAGCTTTAGGTCCTGCGATAGGAAGTTCTATCAAACTCTATTATTCTTTTGATGTCTTGTTTTATAGTTCTTCATTGATGGCTCTTTTATCCATCGTTTTGGTTTCTAGGTTAAAAGAAACATTCCCCACTAAACAGAAATTTAGTTCTTCTATTTTGAAGCTAAAAAGCAATGAAATTATAGCAAAAGAAGCCTTACCTCCTGCTTTGGTTACACTTTTATCTTTTTTGTCTTTTGGAATTATTTTGACACTAATTCCTGTTTGGACAAATCATTTAGGAGCAGTAAATAAAGGGTTATTTTTTGTTGTCTTTACGATTGCTTCCTTGTTTGTTCGCTTGATAGCTGGGAAATTATCCGATAAATACAGCCGTACATTAGTCATAAATATAGGACTTGTATTTTTATTTATTTCTCTAATCTTGATGGGATTATTACAAACGTTATCTGGATTAATGATTGGCGCAGTCGTTTATGGCTTGGGAATGGGAATGGTTTCGCCTTCATTAAATGCTTGGACAGTAGATTTGAGTAATCCTGAAACCAAAGGGAAAGCCATCGCAACTATGTTTATTGCCTTAGAAATTGGAATTGGAGGAGGAGCTTTACTTTCTGGTTGGTATTATCAAAATGATATTTCTAGAATTCCAGTTATATTTTATGCTTGTTCGGTAATGATTTTTTCGGCTCTTTTTTATGTGATTGTGGTTTATAGGAAGAGATAA
- a CDS encoding HD domain-containing protein, which translates to MEKDRLNSQIEFIKEIDKLKYIQRKTKLFNSNRNENDAEHSWHLAMMAIVLAEHSNENIDILKVLKMLLIHDLVEIDAGDTFLYDTTKNHVNTDNELVAAKRIFGILPKDQTEEYIQLWQEFEEGKTKEAKFAKTMDRFEPILQNESNEGGTWTEFAVPYNRIIEKVKGIKLGSSIIWNYTQSLLDNLRKNKIIND; encoded by the coding sequence ATGGAAAAAGACAGACTCAACAGTCAGATTGAATTTATCAAAGAAATTGATAAATTAAAATACATACAAAGAAAAACAAAACTTTTCAATAGCAACAGAAATGAAAATGATGCAGAACATAGTTGGCATTTGGCAATGATGGCGATAGTTTTGGCAGAACATTCTAATGAAAATATTGATATTTTGAAAGTTTTGAAAATGTTATTGATTCATGATTTAGTAGAAATAGATGCTGGAGATACTTTTCTTTATGATACAACCAAAAATCACGTCAATACTGATAATGAGTTAGTAGCAGCAAAACGCATATTCGGAATTCTTCCAAAAGACCAAACCGAAGAATATATTCAGTTGTGGCAAGAATTTGAGGAAGGAAAAACAAAAGAAGCAAAATTTGCAAAGACGATGGATAGATTTGAGCCTATTCTTCAAAATGAATCTAATGAAGGAGGCACTTGGACAGAATTTGCAGTTCCTTATAACAGAATCATAGAAAAAGTAAAAGGTATTAAACTTGGTTCTTCTATCATTTGGAATTATACTCAATCACTTCTTGATAATTTACGAAAAAATAAAATTATAAATGACTAA
- a CDS encoding cyclic nucleotide-binding domain-containing protein gives MILYKSFFGEGELFGEIEIINESLSFCAIESISDVVVYKISKIHFSELLENDKKFNRLVIKTMANKIKNKAIRHSHNQPHSIKIKFIEIRKIVF, from the coding sequence GTGATTTTATACAAGAGTTTTTTTGGAGAAGGAGAACTTTTTGGAGAGATAGAAATAATCAATGAAAGTTTGAGTTTTTGTGCCATAGAATCTATTTCAGATGTGGTAGTTTATAAAATTTCTAAGATTCATTTCTCAGAGCTTTTAGAAAATGATAAAAAATTCAATAGGCTTGTTATCAAAACAATGGCTAATAAAATCAAGAATAAAGCCATAAGGCACTCCCATAATCAACCTCATTCTATCAAAATCAAATTTATTGAGATTAGAAAAATAGTTTTCTAA
- a CDS encoding helix-turn-helix domain-containing protein, with protein sequence MTVISKQDIAHYLGTTLRSFNRILKEINK encoded by the coding sequence ATGACAGTCATTTCAAAACAAGATATTGCTCACTATTTGGGAACTACACTTAGGAGCTTTAATAGAATCTTAAAAGAGATTAATAAATAA
- the mrdA gene encoding penicillin-binding protein 2: MNDLRRYIIQVAILAVLLIYGFQLLWLQVISDDFQQQAQNTSTRTNILYPPRGLVYDRNGKLLVENNPVFDIEIIAREFKLEPNDTTHLCQLLRISLEEFREKLQKARYGLQRYKPYLFIKQMSVENYAKIQDELSDYEGIYPNVRTIRKYPYSSFSGGLGYVREIDQRMLAKDTADYYRRGDMLGISGIERSYEEELRGKRGVQQVMYDRLGIARGSFKDGEYDTLPEAGLSLQTTIDAELQKYGEYLMQNKIGSIVAIDPKTGEVLSMVSAPTFDPNLLTGEGTEVAKNYLMLSQDPTKPLYNRALQASYPPGSTFKIVQALIGLQDGVLDTAHTSFSCSKDLVNCHNHPSPLNIHGSIQHSCNPFYYKAFIRIIRQKRSENDKEDTRIGLDHWHDHALSFGFGRKLGIDLPYESRGLMPSTAYYDKIAERRGYGWKLGNIYSLSIGQGEMSAVPLQLANFASILANRGHYYIPHVVRSINDTTLVDIKYRTKQKTTVDKKYFPYVVDAMEDVIRAGTARRAKIEDIVVCGKTGTVQNPHGEDHSVFIGFAPKDNPKIAIAVVVENAGFGGTWAAPIASLMMEKYINDTISDKNKQYKEKRVVELNLIEQERIRLEKAAERKRERLQKKKEEKEALLMTQKKTSSTKNTDKSNMVLAEAKKEDEE, encoded by the coding sequence TTGAACGACCTTCGAAGATATATTATTCAAGTAGCTATTTTAGCAGTTTTGTTAATCTATGGTTTCCAACTCCTTTGGTTGCAAGTCATTTCTGATGATTTTCAGCAGCAAGCTCAAAATACTTCTACACGAACAAATATTTTATATCCTCCTCGTGGACTTGTCTATGATAGAAATGGAAAGTTATTGGTAGAAAATAATCCTGTTTTTGATATAGAAATTATAGCAAGAGAGTTTAAGTTAGAACCAAACGATACTACTCATCTTTGTCAGCTTTTACGAATTTCTTTAGAGGAATTTAGAGAAAAATTGCAAAAAGCTAGATATGGTTTGCAGCGTTATAAGCCATATTTGTTTATCAAGCAAATGTCAGTAGAGAATTATGCCAAAATTCAAGATGAATTATCTGATTATGAGGGTATTTACCCAAATGTGAGAACAATTCGTAAATATCCATACTCCTCTTTTTCTGGTGGGTTGGGTTATGTTCGTGAAATTGATCAACGAATGCTTGCCAAAGATACAGCAGATTATTACCGACGTGGAGATATGCTTGGTATTAGTGGAATTGAAAGAAGTTATGAAGAAGAGTTGAGAGGAAAACGAGGTGTTCAACAGGTTATGTATGACCGTTTGGGAATTGCTAGAGGCTCTTTTAAAGATGGAGAGTATGATACATTGCCAGAAGCAGGTTTATCTTTACAGACCACAATAGATGCCGAACTTCAAAAATATGGAGAGTATTTGATGCAAAACAAAATTGGTAGTATTGTTGCCATTGACCCAAAAACAGGCGAAGTATTATCGATGGTTTCAGCTCCTACTTTTGACCCAAATCTTCTGACAGGAGAAGGAACAGAAGTAGCCAAAAATTATTTAATGCTTTCTCAAGACCCTACAAAACCACTCTATAATCGTGCTTTACAGGCTTCTTATCCTCCTGGTTCTACGTTTAAGATTGTACAGGCTTTGATTGGTTTGCAAGATGGTGTTTTGGATACTGCTCATACTTCTTTTAGCTGTTCGAAAGACCTTGTAAATTGTCATAATCACCCTTCACCATTGAATATACATGGCTCAATTCAGCATTCTTGTAATCCATTTTATTATAAAGCTTTTATTCGAATCATTCGTCAGAAACGCTCAGAAAATGATAAAGAAGATACTCGTATTGGTTTAGACCATTGGCATGACCATGCTTTATCTTTTGGGTTTGGTAGAAAACTAGGAATTGATTTGCCTTATGAAAGTAGAGGGCTTATGCCTTCAACAGCTTATTATGATAAAATTGCCGAACGTCGTGGTTATGGTTGGAAATTAGGAAATATTTATTCATTAAGTATTGGACAAGGCGAAATGAGTGCAGTGCCATTACAACTAGCTAATTTTGCATCAATTTTAGCTAATAGAGGGCATTATTATATTCCTCATGTGGTACGTTCAATAAACGATACAACTTTAGTAGATATAAAATATAGAACAAAGCAAAAAACGACTGTTGATAAAAAATATTTTCCATATGTTGTTGATGCAATGGAAGATGTGATACGTGCAGGAACAGCTCGTAGAGCTAAAATAGAAGATATTGTAGTATGTGGAAAAACAGGAACAGTACAAAACCCACATGGAGAAGACCATTCTGTTTTTATAGGTTTTGCTCCGAAAGATAACCCAAAAATTGCGATAGCTGTTGTAGTAGAAAATGCAGGTTTCGGAGGAACATGGGCAGCACCAATAGCCAGTTTAATGATGGAAAAATATATTAATGATACAATTTCTGATAAAAATAAACAATATAAAGAAAAAAGAGTCGTAGAACTTAATTTAATAGAACAAGAAAGAATAAGACTAGAAAAAGCAGCAGAAAGAAAAAGAGAACGATTACAAAAAAAGAAAGAAGAAAAAGAAGCACTTCTTATGACCCAAAAAAAGACATCTTCTACAAAAAATACAGATAAATCAAATATGGTATTGGCAGAAGCCAAAAAGGAAGATGAAGAATAA
- a CDS encoding exosortase Y-associated Wzy-like protein: MNPRYLLLYLPVFLAYLLQSTNPSLAYWTAWGGSLWIYLITFTGVVRQLPTDRPVLNQVFRPFFLVHLIFSGYMAVTSIFSYLDAMGYLYLDKIKAEESYIYISTIAYCQFLYCLGHAAYIHGLLLFLEYKPPRYVIKVSSPTSISKIFFFATLFFFIGSIAFRFIPGGAQFLNQFQLSTAVFGVFAFGYSLLEKKQKYIFITGLLFAYGEFQALTSGWKEFTVLPILLLAAILWTRHKKIILLVSPFMLFLFLFIIPYYTGIVRGLSWGKNVESTQAATVALAKVQNESVDGLLENNWEFLTYRLSEIRMFMVYVDRVPTEIPYMTEEILTQSLESIPPRILYPSKPVPEKIIMERVYKIGAVGKGTNVSAKPAFIADSYIMGGEIGVFCSLFLLGLLVTFLSKKAESLFGGYAIGSGCIFLGLFYILIRGNAFEYVANAVFWSMVTMYLLFFLAKKYNILVKNPNYE; the protein is encoded by the coding sequence ATGAACCCACGTTACTTACTACTTTATTTGCCTGTTTTTTTGGCTTATTTGCTTCAATCAACAAATCCTTCATTAGCGTATTGGACAGCTTGGGGTGGCTCTTTATGGATATATCTGATTACTTTTACAGGTGTAGTAAGGCAACTTCCTACTGATCGCCCTGTGCTAAATCAGGTTTTTCGTCCCTTTTTCTTGGTACATTTAATTTTTTCAGGATATATGGCTGTTACATCTATATTTTCATATTTAGATGCAATGGGCTATTTATATTTAGATAAAATAAAAGCAGAAGAGTCATACATTTATATCTCAACCATTGCTTATTGCCAATTTTTATATTGTCTTGGACATGCTGCTTATATACATGGTTTACTTTTGTTTTTAGAGTATAAACCACCTAGATATGTAATTAAAGTTTCTTCCCCGACTTCTATCTCTAAAATATTTTTCTTTGCAACTCTATTTTTTTTTATAGGGAGTATTGCTTTTAGATTCATACCAGGAGGAGCGCAATTTTTAAATCAATTTCAACTTTCTACGGCTGTTTTTGGAGTTTTTGCATTTGGATATTCTTTATTAGAAAAAAAACAAAAGTATATATTCATAACAGGGTTGTTATTTGCTTATGGGGAATTTCAAGCTCTTACATCAGGTTGGAAAGAGTTTACTGTTCTTCCAATATTACTGTTAGCTGCTATTTTATGGACACGTCATAAAAAGATTATCTTATTAGTTTCTCCGTTTATGTTGTTCTTATTTTTATTTATCATACCCTATTATACAGGAATTGTTAGAGGATTAAGTTGGGGTAAAAATGTAGAATCAACACAAGCAGCTACTGTTGCATTGGCTAAAGTTCAGAATGAAAGTGTAGATGGATTATTAGAAAATAATTGGGAGTTTTTGACCTACCGACTCTCTGAAATCAGAATGTTTATGGTTTATGTAGATAGAGTACCCACAGAAATACCCTATATGACAGAAGAAATTCTTACACAATCATTAGAATCTATTCCACCACGAATATTATATCCCAGTAAACCTGTTCCTGAAAAAATTATTATGGAGAGAGTTTATAAAATAGGTGCAGTAGGAAAGGGTACAAATGTATCTGCCAAGCCTGCATTTATTGCTGATTCATATATCATGGGAGGAGAAATAGGAGTTTTTTGCTCCTTATTTTTACTAGGACTTTTAGTTACTTTCTTATCCAAAAAAGCTGAATCATTATTTGGTGGATATGCTATTGGTTCTGGATGTATTTTTTTAGGATTATTTTATATTTTGATACGAGGTAATGCCTTTGAATATGTAGCAAATGCAGTTTTTTGGAGTATGGTTACAATGTATTTACTATTTTTTCTAGCTAAGAAGTACAATATACTTGTCAAAAATCCGAACTATGAATAA
- a CDS encoding XrtY-associated glycosyltransferase XYAG1: MNILHITPSYKPAYIYGGTTVSISRLCEAQAEFLNNLNQKNNNSESKVTVYTTTANGKEELNIHNNKPILVDGVEVWYFKRQTKDHTHFSIGLLKKLFQTAQNFDAIHVHSWWNTVALFSVLICILKGVKVIVAPRGMLGEYTLKSQKKSPKSIFHKFIGKKLLKKAYLHLTAQIEREEVNYIRDSHVFVLPNLLSIPTNQLKIENQKKETMTIFKLVFMSRIHHKKGLEILIEAISQFENNHSKINLQLDLIGKSESIEYENSLRKLISQKYLENKVNWIGWLEGNQKFEHLEKSDLFVLPSFNENFANVIIECLSTGTPVLLSDKVGLADYVKEKDLGWVCKTNNVESLLQTLQMAIEDKIKREKIRKTAPPIIQNDFSSQKLAQKYIEVYQKIKDTSQTK; encoded by the coding sequence TTGAATATCCTTCATATTACTCCTTCGTACAAACCTGCTTATATTTATGGAGGAACTACTGTATCAATAAGTCGTTTGTGTGAAGCTCAAGCTGAATTTCTGAATAATTTAAATCAAAAAAATAATAATTCAGAAAGCAAAGTGACAGTTTATACAACAACAGCAAATGGAAAAGAAGAACTCAATATTCATAATAATAAACCTATTTTGGTAGATGGTGTAGAGGTTTGGTATTTCAAAAGACAAACCAAAGACCATACACATTTTTCTATTGGACTTCTGAAAAAACTCTTCCAAACAGCTCAAAATTTTGATGCTATTCATGTGCATTCGTGGTGGAATACAGTTGCTCTTTTTTCTGTCTTAATATGCATTTTGAAAGGTGTAAAAGTAATTGTTGCTCCTCGTGGAATGCTGGGAGAATACACACTAAAATCTCAAAAAAAATCTCCAAAGAGTATTTTTCATAAATTTATAGGCAAAAAATTACTCAAAAAAGCATATTTACATCTTACTGCCCAAATAGAAAGAGAGGAGGTAAATTATATAAGAGATAGCCATGTTTTTGTATTACCAAATTTATTATCTATTCCTACAAATCAACTGAAAATTGAAAATCAAAAAAAAGAAACTATGACTATTTTTAAATTAGTTTTCATGTCTAGGATTCATCACAAAAAAGGTCTAGAAATTTTGATTGAAGCAATATCTCAATTTGAAAATAATCATTCAAAAATAAATTTACAATTAGATTTAATTGGAAAAAGTGAAAGTATAGAATATGAAAACTCATTAAGAAAACTTATTTCTCAAAAATATTTAGAAAACAAAGTAAACTGGATAGGTTGGTTAGAAGGAAATCAAAAATTTGAACACTTAGAAAAATCTGACCTTTTTGTTTTACCTTCTTTTAATGAAAATTTTGCTAATGTAATTATAGAATGTTTAAGTACAGGAACACCTGTTTTGCTTTCAGATAAAGTAGGGTTAGCTGATTATGTAAAAGAAAAGGACTTAGGTTGGGTTTGTAAAACAAATAATGTAGAGTCTTTACTTCAAACTTTACAAATGGCTATTGAAGACAAAATAAAAAGAGAAAAAATCCGAAAAACTGCTCCTCCAATTATTCAAAATGATTTTTCTTCTCAAAAATTAGCTCAAAAATACATAGAAGTTTATCAAAAAATTAAAGATACAAGTCAAACTAAATAA
- a CDS encoding OmpA family protein, producing MKNSYSILSNFRKQIVAVIFFALSFFIISSINFVSAQGTNKRRAQTAYQNGQEYIKKRDFEKGIELIEKAVDLDNNYFEAHYDLGTHYHLLGNRDKSKYHYREAARIMPNDPRRVSLYMVVAGDYLEEGKYQEANKLYQKSYQYAQSQSQKNVSIKGLAICKFGMEGIKNPLDIKPERLPDVINARKLQYFAVLSADEEEMYFTARDGDDPRADEDILRSVKKDSLWQTPEKVEELNTRSNEGTCTISADGRTIIFTVCENSGRQVYGSCDLFISEKKGDKWSEPQNMGNLINTKAWETQASLSADGRTLYFVSTREGGYGRSDIWKSTRNDRGVWSAPQNLGDKVNTAGEENSPFIHVNGKTLFFASDIHLGFGGFDLFKTEIDETDPKGWKKPENLGYPINTHTDQHSLFVTTDGKTAYYSDLKIGQRDIIKSEIYKFEMPQEIEITVSRFIKGTVYDAKTKEKLGASVDLYNLTNKKIQSSVKSDPRNGKYLFVLNEGSNYALNVNKEGYLFQSLAFDYSTGTGENVTVDIYLEKAEKGSKVVLNNIFFDTDKWDLKEESKTELDLIVKYLQTNPKIKVQISGHTDNVGDKIYNQKLSEKRATSVVDYVINAGIPKTQLVIKGFGEAKPQVENNSTENKAKNRRIEFEIL from the coding sequence ATGAAAAATTCATATTCAATTTTATCAAATTTTAGAAAACAGATAGTTGCAGTTATATTTTTTGCACTTTCCTTTTTTATAATTTCTTCTATTAATTTTGTTTCTGCACAAGGAACAAACAAGCGAAGAGCACAAACGGCTTATCAAAATGGACAAGAATATATTAAAAAGAGAGATTTTGAGAAAGGAATAGAACTTATAGAAAAAGCTGTTGATTTAGATAATAATTATTTTGAAGCTCATTATGACCTCGGAACTCATTATCATTTGTTGGGAAATAGAGATAAATCAAAATACCATTACAGAGAGGCCGCACGCATTATGCCTAATGACCCACGCAGAGTTTCTTTGTATATGGTAGTGGCAGGCGATTATTTGGAAGAAGGAAAATATCAAGAAGCTAACAAATTATATCAAAAATCATATCAATATGCACAATCTCAATCTCAAAAAAATGTATCCATAAAAGGATTAGCAATTTGTAAATTTGGAATGGAAGGAATAAAAAATCCTTTAGACATAAAACCAGAACGCCTTCCCGATGTGATTAATGCTAGAAAACTACAATATTTTGCTGTTTTGAGTGCCGATGAAGAAGAAATGTATTTTACGGCAAGAGATGGCGACGACCCACGAGCAGATGAAGATATTTTGAGAAGTGTAAAAAAGGACAGCCTTTGGCAAACTCCTGAAAAAGTAGAAGAACTAAATACTCGTTCGAATGAAGGAACATGTACAATTTCAGCAGACGGACGAACGATTATTTTTACAGTTTGTGAGAATAGTGGAAGGCAAGTATATGGAAGTTGTGATTTGTTTATTAGTGAAAAAAAGGGCGACAAATGGTCTGAACCTCAAAATATGGGAAATCTTATCAATACAAAAGCGTGGGAAACACAGGCTTCTCTTTCAGCAGATGGTAGAACGCTTTACTTTGTTTCTACTCGTGAGGGAGGGTATGGAAGATCAGATATTTGGAAATCTACTCGTAATGATAGAGGTGTTTGGAGTGCGCCACAAAATCTAGGCGACAAAGTAAATACAGCAGGCGAAGAAAACAGTCCTTTTATTCATGTAAATGGAAAAACATTGTTTTTTGCTTCTGATATTCATTTGGGTTTTGGTGGATTTGATTTATTCAAAACAGAAATAGATGAAACCGATCCAAAAGGCTGGAAAAAACCTGAAAATCTAGGTTATCCAATCAATACACACACCGACCAACACAGTCTTTTTGTTACCACAGATGGAAAAACAGCTTATTATTCAGATTTGAAAATTGGGCAAAGAGATATTATTAAAAGTGAAATTTATAAATTTGAAATGCCTCAAGAAATTGAAATTACAGTAAGTAGATTTATAAAAGGAACTGTTTATGATGCCAAAACAAAGGAAAAATTGGGTGCAAGTGTAGATTTATACAATCTGACAAATAAAAAAATACAGTCTTCTGTAAAATCTGACCCAAGAAATGGAAAGTATCTTTTTGTTTTGAATGAAGGCTCAAATTATGCTCTAAATGTAAACAAAGAAGGCTATTTATTTCAAAGTCTTGCCTTTGATTATTCCACAGGAACAGGTGAAAATGTAACAGTAGATATTTATTTAGAAAAAGCTGAAAAAGGCTCAAAAGTAGTTTTGAATAATATTTTCTTTGATACTGATAAATGGGATTTGAAAGAAGAATCAAAAACAGAATTAGATTTAATTGTAAAGTATTTGCAAACTAATCCGAAAATCAAAGTTCAGATTTCTGGGCATACAGATAATGTAGGAGATAAAATTTACAATCAAAAACTTTCTGAAAAACGTGCTACTTCTGTTGTTGATTATGTAATAAATGCAGGAATCCCAAAAACTCAATTAGTAATCAAAGGTTTTGGAGAAGCAAAGCCACAAGTTGAGAATAATTCAACAGAAAATAAGGCGAAAAATAGAAGAATAGAATTTGAGATTTTGTAG
- a CDS encoding IS630 family transposase — MTRQLVIRWFNRYEKEGIAGLETTKEEGRRPILRIDNEEEMNKVESLVEASPQSLKVVVSQLEEDLGKSMSVKTLKRLLKKKWCWKCFRKVTVKKPAPVVYEEKKRSLEFLILLFLTGYIYLRFCDESFFNLEPNVPYGWCRIGEQVGIKSSKGGNLNVFGLLNLCGELSSFVSTQNVNSKVIIDCIDQFVETTEKTTVLVLDNVPWHISKEIEEKIEEWEEKGVLIFYLPSYSPHLNPIETLWRKIKIECLRPQDFISKEDLHQAVKNILKKYNSKKYKIDFTIKASCYDNYV, encoded by the coding sequence ATTACTCGCCAATTAGTTATTCGTTGGTTTAATCGGTATGAAAAAGAGGGTATAGCAGGATTAGAGACGACTAAAGAAGAAGGTCGTCGCCCTATTCTTCGTATAGATAATGAAGAAGAAATGAATAAAGTAGAATCTCTAGTTGAAGCCAGTCCTCAAAGTTTGAAAGTAGTTGTTTCTCAATTGGAAGAGGATTTGGGTAAATCTATGTCAGTCAAAACTTTAAAAAGGTTGCTTAAAAAAAAATGGTGTTGGAAATGCTTCAGAAAAGTAACTGTTAAGAAACCTGCCCCTGTTGTATATGAAGAAAAAAAACGTAGTTTAGAATTTCTCATTCTTTTATTTTTAACAGGCTATATATATTTGCGTTTTTGTGATGAGTCTTTCTTCAATTTAGAACCCAATGTTCCTTATGGTTGGTGTAGAATAGGAGAACAAGTAGGCATTAAAAGTAGTAAGGGAGGTAATTTAAATGTATTTGGATTGCTCAACTTGTGTGGAGAACTAAGCAGTTTTGTAAGCACCCAAAACGTTAATTCTAAAGTTATCATTGATTGTATAGATCAGTTTGTAGAAACAACTGAAAAAACGACTGTTCTAGTGTTAGATAATGTACCTTGGCATATTTCTAAAGAAATAGAAGAGAAAATAGAGGAATGGGAAGAGAAAGGAGTACTCATTTTCTATTTGCCTTCTTACAGTCCACATTTGAACCCCATAGAAACACTATGGAGAAAAATCAAAATAGAGTGCTTAAGACCTCAAGATTTCATAAGTAAAGAAGACTTACATCAAGCTGTAAAAAATATTCTAAAAAAATACAATAGTAAAAAGTATAAAATTGATTTTACTATAAAGGCGAGTTGTTACGATAATTATGTCTAA
- a CDS encoding DUF3050 domain-containing protein, with translation MISSKTAPQILEEKQNVYIQKIRTEIEPLRQQLLTHEVYKNISSIEDLKIFLQHHVFAVWDFMSLLKSLQNELTCVQVPWIPKGNPLTRRLINEIVLGEETDEDQEGNAKSHFELYMEAMQDCDADYSKITYLIQLLKEWKSVRTALSQIDIATSIKEFVSFSFDVIETKKAHKIAVVFTFGREDLIPDMFTSILRDMKNSSKTPEEDEKSIEKLVYYFERHIELDGDHHSHMSIQMIKELCGDDETKWNDAIEISKIALQKRIELWDGILLEIKNNS, from the coding sequence ATGATTAGTTCAAAAACAGCCCCTCAAATATTAGAAGAAAAGCAAAATGTATATATTCAAAAAATCAGAACAGAAATAGAACCTTTGCGCCAGCAACTTCTTACTCATGAAGTATATAAAAATATAAGTTCAATAGAAGATTTAAAAATATTTTTACAGCATCATGTTTTCGCTGTGTGGGATTTTATGTCGCTTCTAAAATCACTTCAAAATGAACTTACTTGTGTGCAAGTTCCTTGGATTCCGAAAGGTAATCCTCTTACTCGTAGGCTGATAAATGAAATTGTACTGGGAGAAGAAACTGATGAAGACCAAGAAGGAAATGCAAAAAGTCATTTCGAACTTTATATGGAAGCTATGCAAGATTGTGATGCTGATTATTCCAAAATTACCTATTTGATACAGCTTTTGAAAGAATGGAAAAGTGTCAGAACAGCTCTTTCTCAAATTGATATTGCAACTTCAATTAAAGAATTTGTTTCATTTTCTTTTGATGTAATTGAAACAAAAAAAGCACACAAAATAGCTGTTGTTTTTACTTTTGGAAGAGAAGATTTGATTCCTGATATGTTTACTTCTATTTTGAGAGATATGAAAAACTCTTCTAAAACTCCTGAAGAAGATGAAAAAAGTATCGAAAAATTAGTTTATTATTTTGAGCGTCATATCGAACTAGATGGAGACCACCATTCTCACATGTCCATCCAAATGATAAAAGAACTTTGTGGGGATGATGAAACAAAATGGAATGATGCTATAGAAATTAGTAAAATTGCCCTCCAAAAAAGAATTGAACTTTGGGATGGGATTTTATTGGAAATTAAGAATAATTCATAA